ATGGACAAGGTATTTGTGGAAAAATCAGCACAAGATTTTGCGAAATCCATCCTTTCTGAAGAATTATACCAAGAATTAAGACCTAAGAAAGAGAAAGAGAAGGGCAATCTGACTCATATTTAATTTTTACTTTTACATCCGTGTTTTCTTAAACCCTTGTTTTTATTGATTAAAATGCGATTTATCGGGAAATATTCAAAAAGAGGACAATTAATTTTATTTTTTTAAAATAAGTTGGGAAAAAAGTATAAAAGATGGTTGACCGAGTGGGGGCGGTAAAATATGTTGTTTTTATACGCGAGAGGCAAAAGAGCGCTGAAGCGGAATAACAGTTCATTTAAAAACATATATAGTAGCGTGACCCGATCTTGTTAAACACAAGATTGTCAAAGAATTTGATTAATAGTAAATAATGATAAAACGACAGTGGATGTCTTTTTTTAACGATGGGTTTAAGCCCATCGCTACGGGAAGATGTTCTATGTTAGGTGTAGATTTTTAGTAGCGATAGGTTTAAACCTATCGTTAATAGAAGTCGCAAAAACAATTCATGCAATGATAAAATTTCCCAGCAATGGGAGATTCAACATGGAGAGTTTGATCCTGGCTCAGAACTAACGCTGGCGGCGCGTCTTAAACATGCAAGTCGAACGGATGTAGCAATACATTAGTGGCGAACGGGTGAGTAACACGTAGGTAATCTACCTCTGAGTCTGGAACAACCTGATGAAAATCAGGCTAATACTGGATAGTATCAATTTTTCGAATGAAGGATTGATTAAAGCATTTATGCGCTGAGAGATGAGCCTGCGTCTGATTAGCTAGTTGGCGGGGTAAAGGCCCACCAAGGCGACGATCAGTAGCCGGCCTGAGAGGGTGAACGGCCACATTGGGACTGAGACACGGCCCAGACTCCTACGGGAGGCAGCAGTTAAGAATCTTGCTCAATGGGGGAAACCCTGAAGCAGCGACGCCGCGTGAACGATGAAGGTCTTCGGATTGTAAAGTTCAATAAGTGGGAAAAAATAAGCTCGCAAGAGTGATGATGGTACCCATCTAAAGCACCGGCTAACTACGTGCCAGCAGCCGCGGTAATACGTATGGTGCAAGCGTTGTTCGGAATCATTGGGCGTAAAGGGTATGTAGGCGGATATGTAAGTCAGATGTGAAAACTACGAGCTCAACTCGTAGCCTGCATTTGATACTGTATGTCTAGAATTTGGGAGAGGCAAGGGGAATTCCTGGTGTAGCGGTGAAATGCGTAGATATCAGGAGGAACACCGGTGGCGTAAGCGCCTTGCTGGCCTAAAATTGACGCTGAGATACGAAAGTGTGGGGAGTGAACGGGATTAGATACCCCGGTAATCCACACCATAAACGTTGTCTACCAGTCGTTAGAGGTATCAACCCTTCTAGTGACGAACCTAACGGATTAAGTAGACCGCCTGGGGACTATGCTCGCAAGAGTAAAACTCAAAGGAATTGACGGGGTCCGCACAAGCGGTGGAGCATGTGGTTTAATTCGATGATACGCGAAAAACCTTACCAGGGTTTGACATGGATTGGAATACTGTAGAGATATAGTAGCCTTCAGCCGATTCACAGGTGCTGCATGGCTGTCGTCAGCTCGTGTCGTGAGATGTTGGGTTAAGTCCCGCAACGAGCGCAACCCTTATCTTATGTTGCTACCATTTAGTTGAGCACTCGTAAGAAACCGCCGGTGACAAACCGGAGGAAGGTGGGGATGACGTCAAGTCCTCGCTGGCCTTTATATCCTGGGCAACACACGTGCTACAATGGCAGATACAATGGGTCGCCAAAGCGTAAGCTGGAGCTAATCCCATCAAAGTCTGTCTCAGTTCGGATTGAGGTCTGCAACTCGACCTCATGAAGTTGGAATCGCTAGTAATCGCGGATCAGCATGCCGCGGTGAATACGTTCCCGGACCTTGTACACACCGCCCGTCACACCACCTGAGTGGGGAATACCCGAAGTGGTTTCAGCTAACTCGCAAGAGAGGCAGACTACTAAGGTAATACTCGTGAAGGGGGTGAAGTCGTAACAAGGTAGCCGTATCGGAAGGTGCGGCTGGATCACCTCCTTTTTTAAAGGAAAACATACCGATCTAGTAATTACCTTTTCACAAAGATAATTACTGACGGTTAGGTTGAATCAAGTCTCTTGGTCACGCTACTTTTATATGGTTTTAAGTTAAGATAAAGCATCGGTTTAATCGCCGGTGCTTTTTTTATGTACGGAGAGGATTTTAATACTCGTGAAGGGCGTGAAGTCGTAGAATTACGTATCCGCTTATTTAACCCCACCTACCAAAGTCTTTAAAATCTGCTAGAATGCAGAAATGGAAAATACGAAAACAAGGGCAGAACATATAGAGGCATGGAAATTGAGTGGCTTAAATCGAAAGGAATATGCATTATCCGCAGGTCTTAAGTATGGGACATTTAAAGAATGGGTTTACAATCGAAATAAATCGTCTAAGAGAATAGAATGGAAACCAATTCAGATTCAAGAAGATGAGTCAGAAGACCCGAAAAGTTTTTTTGAATTGCGTCTTGGTGGAAAATGGAAATTCGAAATTAATTTGAGGATACGATTATGATTTTGAGTAATCCATTTCGATTCAAAGCATATCTGTATCCCAAAATAATAGACATGAGAAAATCATGGAACGGACTTATTTCGCTTGTTCAATTCGGGATGAATTTAGATCCATTTGAGAAAAGCCTATATGTGTTTTGTGGGAGATCTCAGAGGTTAATCAAAATAATCTACTGGGATGGGAACGGCTTCTGTATGTGGATGAAAAGACTAGAGAAAGGCAATTTTCCATTTAATCCAAATGAAAATCTAGAAATTACAAAGAAGGAATTAATATGGCTACTCTCTGGAATCGATACTCGAAAAAAACATAAAGTGATAAATTTTTCTAAGTCAGAATAAAAAATACTGTACAAATTCGGGTAGTGTGCAAATTGAAATTGTAATGCTGCCTGAAAACCTTCCTACTGACATTGAATCTTTACAACAATATATTCGCTCTTTGGCAAATAAGTATAATGCGCTTGAAGAGTTAAATACCAATCTAAGCAAGGAAATTACTTCTCTGACAGAGGACAAACAATCATTAGCCAAAGAAAATCAAACCAAGCAGAATAAGATTTTAAAATTAGAGAGTATCATTTTTGATTTTAATAGAAAGATATTTGGTCATAAGTCGGAAAAGATTGATCCAAAAGATTTGTATTACGGAGTTCTTTTTAATGAGTCAGAGAAAGGGCTTCATGATGAAGATAAACTTCTTGTTGGTCATAGTGAAACAATTCATGTAAAATCATTCGCGAGAAAGAAGGCTGGCAGAAAACCACTTCCTGAAAATATTCCTAGAGAAGAAATCATTCACGATATTGATGAGTCAGAGAAAACTTGCAATTGCGGTCATGAGCTTACACGA
This sequence is a window from Leptospiraceae bacterium. Protein-coding genes within it:
- the tnpB gene encoding IS66 family insertion sequence element accessory protein TnpB, with the translated sequence MILSNPFRFKAYLYPKIIDMRKSWNGLISLVQFGMNLDPFEKSLYVFCGRSQRLIKIIYWDGNGFCMWMKRLEKGNFPFNPNENLEITKKELIWLLSGIDTRKKHKVINFSKSE